tttttttcatctggaagACACTAAAATAGTACTGTGACAGGCAGCACTTGTGCGATGTGTTCACCAAGGTCATCTCTGTGACCTTACAGCAGAAACTCCTACCTGCATGTTTTCAAGTGTAACTTGAAAGGCATCCTAACTCGATTTTCAAACTCACAGGCGATATTTTGCTTAAACATTCTGTTGGCAGATCTGGAAACACTTAAACTGTGAACATTTTTGTTAACATCCATTTGGCACAGAACATCTTCGCTGGAAATAGTGGTTCTCTCCCCAACTGCAGTTTAGCGTTACAAAACGCCGGATCCTTACATTTCCAACGCGGTAGCGTCACCGACAGCTACAGCGGTAACAAAACGTTTGATCAAACAGACCCTCGCACTCCGATCGCCGCGACGATCCCGGGCAAAGGCTCGCAGCACCTCCGAGCCTCGGGAAGCGCGGCTGCTGACCGCCGCAGCCCCGACGCCGCGCTGACAGCCGCAGCCGCCCGGAGAGCAGCTCGGCCCTCCCCTCGCCCCGCCGGTCCCTCCCCGCCGCTCCGAAGGCTGCGGGTCCCCGGGAGCCGCCGGCTCTCACTTACTTCTCGGCCCCtccgcggcccggcccggcggcggcggcgcgtTCCGGGGGCGCCGCGAGGGGAGAGGCGGCGCGGGCATCCCGGCGCCGCGCCGGTACGGCGTCACTCCAAGTAGGTGTCAAATACGTCCAGCTCGCCGTCGGTCTCGTACAGCGCCGAGCCGGGGTCGGAGAGCACCCCCAGGTCCACCAGCGCCTGGTCCATGTCTTCGGGCAGGAAGACGATGCCCACGTTGAGGACGATGTACTCCATCAGGAAGGCGTAGTACAAGATCAGCACGTTGACGAAGAACAAGCCCACGTAGAACATATagggcagcaccagcagcgCGTGAAAGGCCCAGGACTCCAGCGAATCCAGCCGTGCCGATACCGCGGCGGGCATGCAGCCGGGGCGGCGGGCCGCGGCCCCCGGGGCGCAGAGCGGGGACGGAGCCGGAGCGGACCTGCGGGGAGAGGCGGCGCCGCCGAGCTGCGGGCGGACCGCGCGACTCCGGCTGCCGCAGCCCCGCCGCCGGCAGAAGGCGCTCCGCGGAGCACCGGCCGCCGcagcgccgccgcctcccggccTCCTCCCGCCCGCGAACTCGGCGGAACGACCCCCGCGGGCGCGTTGCCGCATCGGGGCCGAGCACCTGCCCCGcgcgctccgctccgccccgccgTGCCGTTCACCTCCGCGTTCCCCCCGCGCCGCTGCTGGTGGCCGCGCCTGGGGGCGGTCAGCGCGGATCGGGCCGGGTTGGGGGGGGCGTCCGTCAGCGCCTCCGCAGCGGGGCTTGGCCGTGCGGGGCTGTCCCATAGGGCTGTTCCATAGGCTGTCCcgtggggctgcggggctctCTGCGGCATTCTCTCACCGCGCACAGAAGCGAAAGTGCGACtgtaaacttttctttttttctttttctttttctttttttttttttacaccgGTTTGATCTcggctccagctccagctgcccgAAGCTGCTCTCCACTCGAGGTCTGCCCTCTCCCCGCTCCGCAGCCGCCCGCCAGAGGCGACGCGCGGTGTCGGAGCCCGCACGCAGCGCCCCGTTATGGAAGGAAGCAGCGCGCACCTCAGCGCCGTGTCGGCCGATGCTGCCTTTGCTTGTTTACATTCTTCCCACCTACGGAGCTCTGAGGGCTGGCCCGCAGCACTCCCCGTCGTGCCCGGCAACCAGCCGGCGCTGCGCTGCGCAGCTTCCCCGCAGCCCGGCACGAAGGCGCGCGCTGCCCGCGGTCTCAGCGGCAGACAGAGCAGCGCGGTGCCCGCCGGGAGCTGCAGTCCGCTCCGAAGAGCGATTCCCGGCGTGCCCCGGCCGCGCATGCGCACGGCTGCGGGTGCGCGCCGGCGGCCGTCAGCGACGTTGAGCTCCGTCCGCGGCCTGCGCTGGCCGTCCCCGCGGGGCCATGAGGCGATAAGACCCCGCCGTGCTCCGCCAGTATGTTCGGCCGCTCCCGGAGCTGGGTGGGCGGTGGGCACGGGAAGGCCGCTCGCAGCATTCACTCCTTGGACCACCTCAAGTGAGCGGGAGCCGTgaggggggcggcgggcgggagcgGCGCTGCAGCTGtgggggcggcgcggggcgggtCAGAACCGTGCCGGGTTGTGCTGTGCCACAGTGTGCTGTGCCATAGTTTGCTGTGCCATACTGTGCCATTCTTTGCCGAGGGGCTGCGCTCCCGGCGCTTTCCCGCCCGTGCCCTTCATGGCGGCTTCCCCCGGCTGGGTTCCACGCGGTACCGCGATGTTTTGTCCCGCAGTTCGGCCCCGCGTTGGGCCGTGTCTGCTCGCCCCGAAACACCCTCGGGACAGACGCGCTTCCGTGAGGTGGTGCCGCGCTCGTGGCCGTGGCTTTTAATTTGTAACAACGTCGCGGGTTCGTCTTAGGAAATAGAGCATGAGAggcaataaaaacaagaaatgtcGCGTTCCTTCGGGCCGCGGCTGCGGGGGGAACGCAGCGCTGCGCTGCCCTCCGTGCTGCTGGGCGCACAGCTGGTAACGCGGCTGCACATCGCAGCATCTCCTCCGAGCGCTCCGCTGGTGGAGGTGGGTCAGTGAGGTCCCTgtgactgcttttctttctgctgagcaGCAAAGGATGAGCGTGGAGAGAAGCGTTTTCTAAATGAAGTTGCTGCCAATACGCATCTCACTGAGAAACGTAAAGCTGGTGGTTTTTGGTGGTTGGTCTGATTGTAAGAGCTTGAATGGGGTCTGACAGCCCTGATCAGGGTGCACTCACGCAAGATTTGGATCATGCAGTTGCAGTATCACAGTGGTCTATGGCTTCTGGTCCTTACTGAAACTAGAGAAACGTTTCAAAGCAGCAAGACTGAACTGCAGTGTGTGACAGGAAAATCAAGTGCATAAAACAAACCTGAGCGCAGTGAGTGAGGCAGCAGTACTGCAGGAAGTGATCCGGGAGGGTCAGGCTGAGCACATAGTGTGCAGCATTGCAGGCAAGAGCCATGCTCAGATACAGACACAGCAGTGTTCTCATTATGAGGGCTGGTCCTTGGGTGCTACTCAGTGCTTGAGGAGTGGTAGGTCTGCCTGGGTTTGGTATTATGCTTGCAGACAAAGCAAAGGATGTTGATGCAAGTCAAAAATTCAGAGAAACTGAGTTCAAGTTTAGAAGGAAAAGGTGAGAGGAATGTTTGAGGCAAGAAAAACGTAATCTCTTGTTTTCTTGTAGCTAAAGAGCGTAGAGCAAGTGGTATCCTGGGTTTGCAGCAAAGAAGAATTGGGCTGTGCTGGTTATGTTTGACTTCTTACCTGAGAGCTGAAGTACATGTTTCCCTGTGAAAGCTCCAGATTGGGTTGGGTTTGTTGTGTGTGTAAGGGACCTAGCAGTCAGCCCTGGTGAGCTCACTGTGAGCTGTCTGTGTTCCTGCCTTTTCAACTCTGGCAGAATCCCACCTTGTATTCCTCGTCAGTGAGCTGTGCAGAACTCACTGACCTTGCTGTTAAAAATTAGCTCAGTGTATAGGAAGTATATTATGGTAAGTTATGAGAGCAGAATTAACCAGGGCTGTCCCTTagggaatgcttttttttttttttaatgttcataaAGTTAGAGTTCTGCCGAAGTTGTAAACAATATGCCTGTTTAGTGGGAGAGTTACTGCTTTTCATCAGCAGGTGTTGGAtctgaaacttctgtttctatttGTTTGAATACAGTTTGAGATTTGCTTGAGCAGATTGGCTAAAGGCACGTTGTGGTTGTTTGCATGTCATTTTCCTTGCTAAGTGGCAATAGTTGTAGTTTAATCTGCTTTTCCAGTGGTGAAACAAGATTGCACAGCACAATCTCACAGCCTCTCTCACTGTCAGTGCTTCTGGTGGATTTTTTTGGGCCCTTGGCACTTTTGTACCCTTTGGTTAGCAATGGCAGGGCTGTTAAGGGTGTCAGAGGAGGAGGCCTTCGCACGCTGCATGCTGGTATTGGCTACTTGTGACAGTGGTCTGAAAAGGCCATTGCTTCGCTTGCCCTGAGCTCTGAAATTGGGCTGGAATCTGCTCTGTAAGGCTGTGTTTTTGAAGAGTTTGATTGAACATGTCCTGTGCTTTCCAGCTTTGGTGGAAGGCCTCAGAACTTAAACATGATATCATTGTTTCTAAATGCAAAGAACAACGTTTCCTACCTGTTGCCTTTTGTTACCTCCAGTGTGTTTCTGCTTGTTGCTGCTATGCTTGGTATTTTCATTGTTCCCTGATaacacaaagatttttttgcCATTAGAGCTGCATGCTGAGCATTTCTCCTGGCTTGGTCACATGCCCTGCCCGTAGCCCTGTGCCTGGAGGCTTCCTTCACAGCTGATTCATTTCCTGAAGCAGTGTCCATGCTATACATTGTTTCCTCTGTGTGAACAATAAATCATCCCATAGCTCCAGGCAGCACGAAGAAGCAAATATAGTTAAatctgttggtgtttttttcaatttctgaaCACCTGACTTCTTAAACTCTCATgtgttaatgtatttttaaagtaataaataGAAAAGCCATTAAAACTTTCTGTATCTGTGAGTTTTGTAGTGTGCTATTGCCCTGAATGCGGTCTCTAAACAGAAGAGCATTCAGAATCTTATGTGTTTCGCTAAGCTGCTGGCAAAACACTTCATCACTCTGATGCCATCGTCAGCAGTGCTATGACAATTCCTGGTGGGTTTTTGCTTCATCTCCAGTCCCCAGCAGAGCAACAGATCTGTCACAGTTCCTCTGAGGGTTTAGCATTTCAGAGCACAGACTTGGCTTATCTAAAATCAATGTCTAAAGATTGACTTTAagtatttctgagaaagaaaatctgcttctgTGCAGTACCTTTATTGTCATGGTGTGGGAAATTGCATGTCCAGTAGGAGGAACAAGCTTGTTTGCACTTTAGCTCTTTCATTCCAAGAAATGGATAACAGAGTAGTTTGGAAGTGAGGGCTGTGTTGTATCTCTGTGTGCCAGTGTGTCAGCAAACCAAagggtctgtggtgacattATAGCAAGTAAATTAATTTGGCACAGTGTATTCCTGGCTATCAAACCAGTCTGGCTTCTTCAGAATGCTCCGCGTTCCATCCCCACAGGAGGTTCAATAATGGTACATAAATCTTACCGTCGTTTATGCtgaccacagctctgctgctggatggAACTTCATTCCCAAATTTGCAATAATGTGACTTATTGCTGCGAAATATCATCACAGTTACGAGCATTTGACTTCAAGTAGGCAGGCTGAAGTAGCTGTAGtgtcattactttcagaattaCACTGTCAGGCTTAAACTCTCCCATTTTCACTGTGTCCCGTCCCACTGTCAGTATCCACAGCAGGAACCTCAAACTGTGATCCATACATTAACTGCAGAGGATTTGTAGGCATTGCTGTTCTGTTCTGGAGCAGCACACAACCCAGAGTTATTGCTGCAGGAGATGTTTGAGTCAACTCAACCTTGAATGGTTTCAACCTGAGCAGTTTGCACCCctgcattcagaaaacaaatattgatTTATGAGAGGAAAGATATGGCTGTGATCCGTACGTAGTAATTGAAGCTCTTGCAGCTTTAAGGTGATGTGAAATTTCTCTAATtagtttacatttttcttatacGATGTCTGCGTGTCAAACTCTtatgttcttcttttttcattattattattgtataaatgcattttaaaaacaacagaggaaggaagggagtaTTTCTTGTGCTTTGTGTACCCTCCTTTGTACGACGAAGGGAAGTGATCTTTGTTATGTGTTACTTTGAAGAAGACAGACAGACTTGCTTGACCATGTAAAATTCAGAAACGTAACACAAGCTTTTCAAACTTCATGTAGTTTTCTGCCACCTGTTGTAATCTGTACTTCTATTTGTAGACTTCATTAGACAGCCTTCAAACCTTGACTCATAAGATAATAAAGCTGTAATTTGCCACCTTTCTGACCAGTATTTCTGTGCTTGAGAGGGCAGAGAGTTGATTAAATATGGCCTGGATGAATGAATGGTGTGTGACAGTGCAGTCAAACCAGCTGCAGTCTGTAAAGTGTCACTGCTGCCAATAGAAGGGCTGCTTTCTAATGAGCCTCTTTCCAAAATTACTTcccagcacctgctgctgcacacttacctgctgctgcacacttacctgctgctgcacacttacctgctgctgcacacttacctgctgctgcacacttacctgctgctgcacacttacctgctgctgcacacttacctgctgctgcacacttacctgctgctgctgtttgctggttTTTGCTCCTTGCACCCTCGACTTTAAGGTGCTTTCTAA
This window of the Lagopus muta isolate bLagMut1 chromosome 15, bLagMut1 primary, whole genome shotgun sequence genome carries:
- the DEXI gene encoding dexamethasone-induced protein, giving the protein MPAAVSARLDSLESWAFHALLVLPYMFYVGLFFVNVLILYYAFLMEYIVLNVGIVFLPEDMDQALVDLGVLSDPGSALYETDGELDVFDTYLE